The proteins below come from a single Dermatophilaceae bacterium Soc4.6 genomic window:
- a CDS encoding 3-oxoacyl-ACP reductase yields the protein MAGRLEGRVAVVTGGCSGIGLATVRRFAQEGAHVVVGDLDEQTGPQVAQEVSGTYVRCDVTSPDDVEALFATARQTWGSVDIAFNNAGISPPEDDSILTTDLEAWRRVQEVNLTSVYLCCKAALPYMLEQGKGSIINTASFVAVMGAATSQISYTASKGGVLSMSRELGVQFARQGVRVNALCPGPVDTPLLRELFASDPERAARRLVHIPMGRFADPDEIAGAVLFLASDDSSFVTASQFLVDGGIAGAYVTPL from the coding sequence ATGGCAGGACGCCTCGAGGGCCGCGTGGCCGTCGTCACCGGAGGATGCAGCGGCATCGGTCTGGCGACGGTCCGACGCTTCGCGCAGGAGGGGGCCCACGTCGTCGTGGGCGACCTCGACGAGCAGACCGGGCCGCAGGTCGCGCAGGAGGTGTCGGGCACCTACGTGCGCTGCGACGTCACCTCGCCGGACGACGTGGAGGCGCTCTTCGCGACGGCCAGGCAGACGTGGGGCAGCGTCGACATCGCCTTCAACAACGCGGGCATCTCACCGCCGGAGGACGACTCGATCCTCACGACCGACCTCGAGGCCTGGCGCAGGGTGCAGGAGGTCAACCTCACCAGCGTCTACCTGTGCTGCAAGGCGGCCCTGCCCTACATGCTCGAGCAGGGGAAGGGGTCGATCATCAACACGGCGTCCTTCGTGGCGGTGATGGGAGCCGCGACCTCGCAGATCTCCTACACCGCGAGCAAGGGTGGGGTGCTGTCGATGTCGCGCGAGCTCGGGGTGCAGTTCGCCCGGCAGGGGGTGCGCGTCAACGCGCTGTGCCCTGGGCCGGTCGACACGCCCCTGCTGCGCGAGCTCTTCGCGTCCGACCCCGAGCGGGCGGCGCGACGGCTCGTGCACATCCCGATGGGCCGCTTCGCCGACCCCGACGAGATCGCGGGGGCGGTGCTCTTCCTGGCCAGTGACGACTCGAGCTTCGTCACCGCCTCGCAGTTCCTGGTCGACGGAGGGATCGCGGGCGCCTACGTCACGCCGCTGTGA
- a CDS encoding glutamine synthetase family protein has translation MPHQLLTLGQLRTDIESGAVDTVVVAFTDVQGRLQGKRIHGAFFLDSVLPHGTEGCNYLLAVDVDMNTVDGYAISSWEKGYGDMMFDLDLTTLRRTPGQPYSATVQCDLSWLDGSGPVRPSPRSVLKAQVDAAAALGTVAHAGTELEFILFEDTYEQAWDRRYHGLTGANRYNVDYSILGGTKVEPLLREIRNEMYAAGVTVESAKGECNLGQHEIAFKYDEVVRTCDNHVIYKTAAKELAARHGQSLTFMAKYDQREGNSCHIHLSLRGVDGSMVFADEQREGGRSAMFEHFIAGVQATMQDFTLLYAPNVNSYKRFQAGSFAPTAVAWGSDNRTCALRVVGHGAGLRVENRLPGGDVNPYLAVAGMLAGGLHGIREQLPLEPEMVGNAYVSDKPHVPGSLAAARDRFAGSALAREVFGDDVVDHYVNAADVELAAFSATVTDWERVRGFERL, from the coding sequence ATGCCGCACCAACTGCTGACGCTGGGTCAGCTACGCACCGACATCGAGTCCGGCGCGGTCGACACGGTCGTCGTCGCCTTCACCGACGTGCAGGGCCGTCTGCAGGGCAAGCGCATCCACGGGGCGTTCTTCCTCGACAGCGTCCTGCCGCACGGCACCGAGGGATGCAACTACCTGCTCGCGGTCGACGTGGACATGAACACCGTCGACGGCTACGCGATCTCGTCCTGGGAGAAGGGTTACGGCGACATGATGTTCGACCTCGACCTCACGACCCTGCGCCGCACCCCCGGGCAGCCCTACTCCGCCACCGTGCAGTGCGACCTGTCGTGGCTCGACGGGAGCGGGCCGGTGCGGCCGTCGCCGCGCTCGGTGCTCAAGGCGCAGGTGGACGCAGCGGCGGCGCTCGGGACCGTCGCCCACGCCGGCACCGAGCTCGAGTTCATCCTCTTCGAGGACACCTACGAGCAGGCCTGGGACCGGAGGTACCACGGGCTCACCGGTGCCAACCGCTACAACGTCGACTACTCGATCCTCGGTGGCACGAAGGTCGAGCCCCTGCTCCGCGAGATCCGCAACGAGATGTACGCCGCCGGTGTCACGGTCGAGAGCGCCAAGGGGGAGTGCAACCTCGGCCAGCACGAGATCGCCTTCAAGTACGACGAGGTCGTGCGCACCTGCGACAACCACGTGATCTACAAGACGGCCGCGAAGGAGCTCGCCGCCAGGCACGGCCAGTCACTGACCTTCATGGCGAAGTACGACCAGCGCGAGGGCAACTCCTGCCACATCCACCTGTCGCTGCGGGGCGTCGACGGCTCGATGGTCTTCGCCGACGAGCAGCGTGAGGGCGGGCGCAGTGCCATGTTCGAGCACTTCATCGCTGGAGTCCAGGCCACCATGCAGGACTTCACCCTCCTCTACGCTCCCAACGTGAACTCCTACAAGCGCTTCCAGGCCGGGTCGTTCGCCCCGACTGCCGTGGCCTGGGGCAGCGACAACCGCACCTGCGCCCTGCGCGTGGTGGGTCACGGGGCGGGGCTTCGGGTGGAGAACCGGTTGCCCGGGGGCGACGTCAACCCCTATCTCGCGGTCGCCGGCATGCTCGCCGGCGGGTTGCACGGCATCCGGGAGCAGCTGCCACTCGAGCCGGAGATGGTCGGCAACGCCTACGTCAGCGACAAGCCGCACGTGCCGGGCAGCCTGGCTGCCGCCCGCGACCGGTTCGCCGGGTCGGCCCTGGCCCGTGAGGTCTTCGGCGACGACGTCGTCGACCACTACGTCAACGCCGCCGACGTCGAGCTGGCCGCCTTCTCGGCCACCGTCACCGACTGGGAGCGGGTCAGGGGGTTCGAGCGCCTGTGA
- a CDS encoding FCD domain-containing protein, with product MTHLQAVDGSGGPAGHWLSDAVLRPVTTNTFESTVEQLATAVRLGVFARGEQLPPERELAERLGVSRVTLREAIAALRQSGLVTTRRGRGGGSVVVYEGPHIASHRPAGGIVGRRGAALADALEFRRVVEPGAAALAARQPLSADQRGWLCEALQETARSSEPTAHRLADSRLHLAVATLSGSPMLIEAVTRAQAALHELLTAIPVLPRNIAHSDAQHQQVVDAVLAADAEAARTAMEEHCDATSALLRGLLG from the coding sequence ATGACGCACCTGCAGGCGGTCGACGGGTCGGGAGGCCCGGCCGGGCACTGGCTCTCCGACGCCGTCCTGCGGCCGGTCACGACCAACACCTTCGAGTCCACGGTCGAGCAGCTGGCGACCGCGGTGCGGCTGGGCGTCTTCGCCCGCGGGGAACAGCTGCCCCCGGAGCGCGAGCTGGCCGAGCGGCTCGGGGTCAGCCGGGTCACCCTGCGCGAGGCCATCGCGGCGCTGCGGCAGTCGGGCCTGGTGACGACGAGACGAGGTCGGGGAGGTGGCAGCGTGGTGGTCTACGAGGGGCCGCACATCGCCTCCCACCGGCCGGCCGGTGGCATCGTCGGGCGGCGTGGAGCGGCGCTCGCCGACGCCCTGGAGTTCCGTCGCGTCGTCGAGCCCGGTGCCGCCGCCCTCGCCGCCCGTCAGCCGCTGTCGGCCGACCAGCGGGGCTGGCTCTGCGAGGCGCTGCAGGAGACGGCCCGCTCCAGCGAGCCCACCGCCCACCGGCTGGCCGACTCCCGCCTGCACCTGGCCGTCGCCACCCTCTCGGGCTCACCGATGCTCATCGAGGCCGTCACCCGGGCCCAGGCCGCGCTGCACGAGCTCCTGACGGCGATCCCTGTGCTGCCCCGCAACATCGCCCACTCCGACGCCCAGCACCAGCAGGTCGTCGACGCCGTCCTCGCCGCCGATGCCGAGGCCGCCAGGACGGCGATGGAGGAGCACTGCGACGCAACGTCCGCCCTGCTGCGCGGGCTGCTCGGATGA
- a CDS encoding aldehyde dehydrogenase family protein has translation MSTTTTTGGSTGPNAAGGTSYDVVNPATESLVTSVHLAGLEETDAVIARADAAGPAWRAVAPADRGRLLRRFADLVDSHLEELAQLEVTNAGHTIGNARWEAGNVRDVLTYFSAAPERNFGRQIPVAGGIDLTFHEPLGTVGIIVPWNFPMPVAGWGFAPALAAGNTVVLKPAELTPLTAMRLGELALEAGVPEGVFTVLPGAGPVVGHRLVTHPAVRKVCFTGSTVVGQGIMRGAAEQVKKVTLELGGKSANIVFADADLEKAAATAPYGVFDNAGQDCCARSRILVQASVYDRFLELLEPAVKGVVVADPGAESTEMGPLISAGQRERVRSFVEDAHEPVDIAFRGEAPAGEGFWYPATVVLPRSTSDRVWREEVFGPVVAVLPFDDEADAVAKANDTAYGLAGSIWTRDIGRALRVARGVEAGNLSVNSHSAVRYSTPFGGMKASGIGRELGPDALEAFSEVKNVFIATDS, from the coding sequence GTGAGCACCACCACCACCACCGGCGGGAGCACCGGCCCGAACGCCGCAGGCGGCACGTCGTACGACGTCGTCAACCCCGCGACCGAGAGCCTCGTCACCTCGGTGCACCTGGCCGGTCTCGAGGAGACCGACGCGGTGATCGCGCGCGCCGACGCGGCCGGGCCGGCCTGGCGGGCCGTCGCCCCCGCAGACCGCGGGCGGCTGCTGCGGCGCTTCGCCGACCTCGTCGACTCCCACCTCGAGGAGCTGGCGCAGCTCGAGGTGACCAACGCCGGGCACACCATCGGCAACGCCCGCTGGGAGGCGGGCAACGTGCGCGACGTCCTGACCTACTTCTCGGCCGCCCCGGAGCGCAACTTCGGCCGCCAGATCCCCGTGGCCGGGGGGATCGACCTCACCTTCCACGAGCCGCTCGGCACGGTCGGGATCATCGTGCCGTGGAACTTCCCCATGCCGGTCGCGGGCTGGGGCTTCGCGCCGGCCCTCGCCGCCGGCAACACCGTGGTGCTGAAGCCCGCCGAGCTCACCCCCCTCACCGCGATGCGTCTGGGAGAGCTGGCCCTCGAGGCGGGCGTCCCCGAGGGTGTCTTCACCGTGCTGCCGGGCGCGGGGCCGGTCGTGGGTCACCGGCTGGTCACGCACCCGGCGGTCCGCAAGGTCTGCTTCACGGGCAGCACCGTGGTCGGCCAGGGGATCATGCGGGGGGCCGCCGAGCAGGTCAAGAAGGTCACGCTCGAGCTCGGGGGCAAGAGCGCGAACATCGTCTTCGCCGACGCCGACCTCGAGAAGGCCGCGGCCACGGCGCCCTACGGCGTCTTCGACAACGCCGGGCAGGACTGCTGCGCCCGCAGCCGGATCCTGGTGCAGGCCAGCGTCTACGACCGGTTCCTCGAGCTGCTGGAGCCGGCCGTCAAGGGGGTCGTCGTCGCCGACCCGGGGGCCGAGAGCACCGAGATGGGCCCCCTGATCAGTGCCGGGCAGCGCGAGCGGGTGCGGTCCTTCGTCGAGGACGCGCACGAGCCGGTCGACATCGCCTTCCGGGGCGAAGCGCCTGCAGGAGAGGGCTTCTGGTATCCCGCGACCGTCGTGCTGCCCCGCTCCACGAGCGACCGGGTGTGGCGCGAGGAAGTCTTCGGACCCGTCGTCGCGGTCCTGCCCTTCGACGACGAGGCCGACGCCGTCGCGAAGGCGAACGACACGGCATACGGGCTGGCGGGGTCGATCTGGACCCGCGACATCGGTCGCGCCCTGCGGGTGGCCCGTGGCGTCGAGGCCGGCAACCTGTCGGTCAACTCGCACAGTGCCGTGCGCTACTCCACGCCCTTCGGGGGGATGAAGGCCTCGGGTATCGGGCGCGAGCTCGGGCCCGACGCGCTCGAGGCCTTCTCCGAGGTGAAGAACGTCTTCATCGCCACCGATTCCTGA